In the genome of Hymenobacter cellulosivorans, one region contains:
- a CDS encoding serine hydrolase: MPTVRRTPHFALCLLLSLALFMWLQASSETRPAHSPRPADSPLLDSLLRSDPKLTSVIKQAENYEVQIIYTQINRDAQNRPSFIQHNFRLNARQYFNPASLVKLPVAALALEKLNQLHQPGLTRHSPFSIGTAFRCQTPVPYVTPADSDQLNTVGNYVKRMLLVSDNGAYNRLYEFLGQRPLNERLWALGYPETRIVRRFAPCDTAANRHTNPFTFYDQQGQPIYQQPAAVNSRPLSFPLGRITKGRGYQAGGRIIREPYDFTTANYLPLQTINDILKAVLFPTSVPANQQFNLTADDYAFLRRYLGYTPHASKFSFYKSSRFYDAYKKYLYYGRNPDAATQADLRIYNIVGMSHGYLADVAYFTDTAHQSEFMLSAIIYVNQDGILNDGTYEYSSVGLPFLGRLGQKIYQYEADRPRANKPLFDGVSPAGKQN; encoded by the coding sequence ATGCCTACCGTACGTCGCACCCCGCACTTTGCCCTGTGCCTACTCCTGAGCCTGGCGCTGTTTATGTGGCTGCAAGCTTCTTCCGAGACTAGGCCGGCACACTCACCACGTCCCGCTGATAGTCCGCTCCTGGATAGCCTGCTGCGCTCCGACCCTAAGTTGACTTCCGTTATTAAGCAGGCCGAAAACTACGAAGTCCAGATAATCTACACCCAGATAAACCGCGACGCCCAGAATCGGCCTAGTTTCATCCAGCACAACTTTCGCCTCAACGCCCGCCAGTACTTCAATCCCGCTAGTCTGGTAAAGCTACCGGTGGCCGCTCTGGCTCTGGAAAAGCTCAATCAGCTACACCAGCCCGGCCTCACCCGGCATAGTCCGTTTTCTATTGGTACCGCCTTCCGGTGCCAAACGCCGGTTCCCTACGTCACGCCCGCCGACTCTGATCAGCTGAATACCGTCGGCAACTATGTCAAGCGGATGCTGCTGGTCAGCGACAATGGCGCCTATAATCGGCTTTATGAGTTTCTGGGGCAACGCCCGCTCAACGAGCGGCTCTGGGCTTTAGGGTATCCCGAAACCCGCATCGTACGCCGCTTTGCCCCCTGCGATACGGCCGCCAACCGCCACACCAACCCATTCACATTCTATGACCAGCAGGGGCAGCCTATCTACCAGCAGCCGGCTGCCGTCAATTCGCGCCCGTTGAGTTTTCCGCTCGGGCGCATTACCAAGGGCCGCGGCTACCAGGCCGGAGGTCGGATTATCCGTGAGCCCTATGATTTCACCACGGCCAATTATCTGCCTCTACAAACCATAAACGATATTTTGAAGGCTGTTCTTTTTCCTACCAGTGTTCCCGCCAACCAGCAATTCAACCTCACTGCGGACGATTATGCCTTTCTACGTCGGTACCTGGGCTATACCCCACACGCCTCCAAGTTCTCCTTCTATAAGTCAAGCCGCTTTTATGATGCTTATAAGAAGTACCTCTATTATGGTCGTAACCCCGATGCCGCTACTCAAGCTGACCTACGTATCTACAATATAGTAGGTATGTCCCACGGCTACCTTGCCGACGTGGCCTACTTCACCGATACAGCCCATCAGTCTGAATTTATGCTCAGCGCCATCATTTACGTGAACCAAGACGGAATATTGAATGACGGTACTTACGAATACTCTTCTGTCGGTTTGCCTTTTCTAGGTCGTTTGGGCCAAAAAATCTACCAGTACGAAGCTGACCGGCCACGGGCGAACAAGCCCTTATTCGATGGTGTATCTCCGGCTGGTAAACAGAACTAA
- a CDS encoding M16 family metallopeptidase translates to MLDRQVAPSVQPLASVTLPAADVFSLPNGARLHVIHNDAQPVIRLQLVFPAGKWYEPISGLSMLTARMILEGTLTRTARQLADEVAFYGASIECEQGFDQATLTLYCLSRHLEHLLPIVTDVISAASFPEVELAQLKARTIQNIRIERQKTSYLASEHFSRTLYGPTYPYGRMFDEAIVQDMPREELVGFYQAAYRLSSAEIFLCGDVSAAHIALVTEAIGQLNTGKMVDAAITDVLPTPATAPKEYVQVTDAMQSSLRIGRLWPNMSHPTMHKLQVLVKVLGGYFGSRLMKNIREDKGLTYGIYASIGSREHANNFVIGTDVNAASTTIAVEEIYKELSTLQAELIPSEELQTVKNYMTGKFANELSTVFEQCDKYKNLVFLNLPALYYSDFIKEINQVTAEELQSLAQEYLSPSSMTEVIAGP, encoded by the coding sequence ATGCTCGACCGTCAAGTCGCTCCTTCCGTTCAGCCGCTGGCCAGCGTTACGCTACCAGCGGCTGACGTGTTTTCGCTCCCCAATGGAGCTCGTCTGCACGTTATTCACAACGATGCGCAACCCGTCATTCGCCTACAGTTAGTCTTTCCCGCTGGTAAATGGTACGAGCCTATTTCAGGCTTATCCATGCTTACAGCCCGTATGATACTGGAGGGCACGCTCACGCGTACCGCTCGCCAGCTCGCCGACGAAGTTGCCTTCTATGGCGCTTCAATCGAATGTGAGCAAGGCTTCGACCAGGCTACGCTTACGTTGTACTGTCTCAGCCGTCACTTAGAACATTTGCTGCCCATCGTAACAGATGTTATATCGGCTGCCTCATTTCCCGAGGTAGAATTAGCTCAACTTAAGGCCCGCACGATTCAGAACATCCGGATTGAGCGTCAAAAAACCAGCTACCTGGCCTCCGAACACTTTTCTCGGACCCTTTACGGTCCCACCTATCCCTATGGGCGTATGTTCGATGAGGCCATTGTTCAGGACATGCCGCGTGAGGAGTTGGTAGGCTTCTACCAAGCTGCATACCGCCTGTCCAGCGCCGAGATTTTCCTCTGTGGCGACGTAAGTGCCGCCCATATTGCGCTGGTTACTGAGGCCATCGGCCAACTCAATACTGGCAAGATGGTCGATGCTGCCATAACTGATGTGCTGCCTACGCCTGCCACTGCTCCCAAAGAGTACGTCCAAGTAACGGATGCCATGCAGTCCTCTCTGCGGATTGGACGCTTGTGGCCTAATATGAGCCACCCTACCATGCACAAACTGCAGGTACTGGTCAAAGTGCTAGGCGGCTATTTTGGCTCCCGTCTCATGAAAAATATTCGGGAAGACAAAGGTCTAACGTATGGTATCTACGCTAGTATCGGCTCTCGAGAACACGCCAATAACTTCGTAATTGGCACGGATGTAAACGCAGCCTCAACTACTATAGCGGTGGAGGAGATTTATAAAGAACTCTCCACATTACAAGCCGAACTGATTCCAAGCGAGGAACTTCAAACAGTCAAGAACTACATGACTGGTAAATTCGCTAATGAGCTAAGTACAGTATTTGAACAGTGCGATAAGTATAAGAACTTAGTATTCCTGAATCTGCCGGCCTTATACTACTCCGACTTCATCAAGGAAATCAATCAGGTTACCGCAGAAGAATTACAAAGCTTGGCTCAAGAGTACTTGTCCCCTTCTTCTATGACTGAAGTCATTGCTGGCCCTTAG
- the porV gene encoding type IX secretion system outer membrane channel protein PorV, translating to MRLALLPGLLGVSIAAQAQSSPNTITTAVPILTLSPDARSAALGEAGVAISPDANASYHNAGKLGFVTSKYGVSPSYSPWLRNVTDDMGLAYLSGFSKLGQRSAISASLMYFDLGTISFRDERNNPKGDFNPKEYAVSVSYGQKLSENFGVGITARYVRSNLTGETISGKPGNAAAVDLGAYYTKDLSIGPGEYNLGLGATISNIGNKMTYTNPLQADFLPTTLKLGTAITRELDAYNKITLTVDASKLLVPTPFYMEGDTVGFGKTIKAKNEDIRAKGIVGGILGSFSDAPGGFSEELKEINISAGLEYWYNDLLAARVGYFYENPVKGDRQYLSFGLGVRYQVFGVDGTYLVPNQRANPLAQTIRVSLHFNFNKSEEAFGPGEGSAPVN from the coding sequence TTGCGATTAGCGCTCCTTCCCGGCTTACTGGGCGTTTCTATCGCAGCTCAGGCTCAGAGTTCACCGAACACCATCACAACCGCCGTTCCGATTCTGACCCTGAGCCCCGATGCTCGTTCGGCAGCTCTAGGAGAGGCGGGAGTAGCCATTTCGCCCGACGCCAATGCTTCGTACCACAATGCCGGCAAATTAGGCTTCGTGACCAGCAAGTACGGTGTGTCGCCCTCCTACTCGCCGTGGCTGCGCAACGTAACTGACGATATGGGCCTAGCGTACCTGTCGGGGTTTAGCAAGCTCGGCCAGCGCTCCGCTATTTCGGCCTCACTGATGTACTTCGATTTGGGCACTATTTCCTTCCGCGACGAAAGAAATAACCCCAAGGGCGACTTCAACCCCAAGGAGTATGCAGTTAGCGTTTCCTACGGGCAGAAGCTGAGCGAGAACTTCGGGGTGGGTATCACGGCCCGTTACGTCCGCTCTAACCTAACGGGCGAAACCATCAGCGGCAAACCCGGCAATGCCGCCGCCGTCGATCTGGGAGCGTACTACACCAAGGACCTCTCTATCGGCCCCGGCGAGTATAACCTGGGCTTGGGTGCCACTATCTCGAACATTGGCAACAAGATGACCTACACCAACCCGCTGCAGGCCGACTTCTTGCCCACCACCCTCAAGCTCGGCACGGCCATTACCCGGGAGCTTGATGCCTACAACAAAATCACCCTCACCGTTGATGCCAGCAAGTTGTTGGTGCCTACTCCCTTCTATATGGAAGGCGACACGGTTGGCTTTGGCAAGACCATCAAAGCCAAGAATGAGGATATCCGGGCCAAAGGCATTGTTGGCGGCATTCTTGGCTCCTTCAGCGACGCCCCAGGCGGCTTTAGCGAAGAACTCAAGGAAATCAACATTTCCGCGGGCTTGGAGTACTGGTACAACGACCTGCTAGCGGCCCGGGTAGGTTATTTCTACGAAAACCCTGTGAAAGGCGACCGTCAATACCTAAGCTTCGGTTTGGGGGTACGGTATCAAGTATTCGGTGTCGATGGCACTTACTTGGTTCCTAATCAGCGGGCCAACCCCCTAGCTCAAACTATTCGCGTATCCTTGCACTTTAACTTCAATAAGTCTGAGGAGGCCTTCGGACCCGGCGAGGGCTCCGCTCCCGTCAACTAA
- the porU gene encoding type IX secretion system sortase PorU, with amino-acid sequence MRYSTFLVVVWFLTAGALGSSWAQQPEQVVRQQITWNGYIEAGSRMGQLRKVPMFKDALFGSGEQYPSFQVRIIGRVSQGTVRNAVYEAFSPADAKLFDGINLPATATTTVTTGTEQRRHVSFARIPAVRRNAQSGLAEKLVSFEYAYSLATEQGRPAGTQARTYAKSSVLAQGDWFRIGVANSGIYKLDKKALESMGIITQGLDPRRLQIYGNAMGTLPQANSAYRPDDLAQNAIFVAGEADNSFDDADYILFYARGPHTWSLDTNSTTRRFKHELNAYVDTAYYFVTVGNAPGLRVGTPRTVSGTPTATINQFLDRQFYERELVNLAKSGRQWLGEGFTNNSPAREFTIPTPDLVPGATLQLTSQVVAASAMGMPTSFQVALNGSTLGTQQISGFSNSPQDYPEVANSSLQTFSYAVPSAPVAQARVRLVFSSPTDASGQGYLDYLEVNAPRRLRLSGNLLEFNSLPGAPISEFQLGAGSGTTVWDVSNPRQPVSLALNGSGNFVARTDSVGEFVAFTGSDFPAPPRLFKNRIANQNLHARLNLNGKLDLVIVTYPPFKPEADRLAAYRRSHDKLNVEVVTTTEVYNEFSSGGQDVTAIRDMMKMVYDRSTSGKQLYLLLFGDASYDYKSDPTNNMDLVPDWWQQRSPLDADKNAQNYVPTYESRESFALVTSRANSKGVTFCSDDYFGLLDDNEGEWDEGYSNDLLDIGIGRLPIRTPRGQSRSLTQATLVVNKLIRYDEPVSFGKWRNRITFVADDGNGSIFIRDACEPQALSVIADHPEFNIHKVYLDLYPQTIASGGQRSPECNRAIDESIEQGSLIVHYSGHGGPKGWADEQILTKQSVLALQNRNRLTFMVTGTCDFSTYDNPEEDSAGELALTDVEGGAIGLLTTTRLALAHETVSVSSQLYNTIFKPTNGQMSRLGDVTQFSKNNGSRSTSARNYVLLGDPTTRLAAAEQEAVLDSINGSSITAVSLDTLKALSKVKLSGLIKNGQTINSQFSGQAHVTVYEKPTTVNTLKNEFDDVVLTVPIQENIIYDGQATVKNGRFKFNFVVPKDINYSVGLGKIQLYAKDSVRIVDANGHRPTYVGGAATLTQQDSIPPLIKLFMDRESFVFGGVTGTTTTLISHLSDASGINTAGAGIGHEITATLDNDPTKLTVLNDFYTADVDSYQSGKVKYLFKDLATGPHVLRLKAWDTFNNSAQQEIEFIAASTEKLALEHVLNYPNPFSTKTTFQFDHNRTTDDLDVQVQIFTISGRLVRTLRTTILASGPHVGRDLDALTWNGRDEYEDQLARGVYVYRVSVRSHRDNATASKFEKLVILN; translated from the coding sequence ATGCGCTACTCTACTTTCCTGGTTGTTGTATGGTTTCTCACTGCTGGAGCCCTGGGGTCATCTTGGGCTCAACAACCGGAGCAGGTAGTCCGGCAGCAAATCACCTGGAACGGCTACATTGAAGCCGGTAGCAGAATGGGCCAGCTGCGCAAAGTCCCGATGTTCAAGGATGCCCTTTTCGGCTCCGGCGAGCAGTATCCCAGCTTTCAGGTACGTATTATCGGCCGGGTTAGTCAGGGTACCGTGCGCAATGCCGTATACGAGGCTTTCTCCCCTGCTGATGCCAAGCTGTTTGATGGCATCAATCTGCCAGCTACAGCAACGACAACGGTAACCACCGGCACGGAACAGCGCCGCCACGTGAGCTTCGCCCGGATTCCGGCCGTACGCCGCAACGCCCAGAGCGGACTGGCCGAAAAGTTGGTTTCCTTCGAATACGCCTATTCCCTGGCTACTGAGCAAGGCCGGCCCGCCGGTACCCAAGCCCGCACGTACGCCAAATCCTCGGTTTTGGCCCAGGGCGACTGGTTTCGGATTGGCGTAGCGAACAGCGGCATTTACAAGCTGGATAAAAAGGCATTGGAGAGCATGGGAATCATCACGCAGGGTCTTGACCCGCGCCGCCTCCAGATTTATGGCAACGCCATGGGTACCCTTCCCCAGGCTAACAGCGCCTACCGCCCCGATGACTTGGCTCAAAATGCCATTTTTGTGGCCGGCGAAGCGGATAATTCCTTCGACGACGCCGACTATATTCTGTTCTACGCCCGCGGCCCTCACACCTGGAGCCTTGATACTAATAGTACAACCCGGCGGTTTAAGCACGAGCTCAACGCCTACGTCGATACAGCTTACTACTTTGTTACGGTCGGCAATGCACCGGGCTTGCGCGTGGGTACTCCCCGCACCGTCAGTGGTACCCCCACGGCCACCATCAACCAGTTCCTGGACCGGCAGTTCTACGAGCGTGAGCTCGTAAACCTGGCCAAATCGGGCCGGCAGTGGCTGGGCGAGGGTTTTACCAATAACAGCCCGGCCCGCGAATTTACGATTCCTACGCCCGACTTAGTACCCGGCGCCACCTTGCAGCTTACCTCTCAGGTGGTAGCAGCATCAGCGATGGGCATGCCCACCAGCTTCCAGGTGGCTCTGAACGGGTCCACTCTCGGTACGCAGCAGATTTCGGGTTTTAGTAACTCGCCACAGGATTACCCGGAAGTAGCAAATTCTAGCTTACAAACCTTCTCGTATGCTGTTCCTTCCGCACCTGTGGCGCAGGCCCGGGTCCGGCTGGTGTTCAGTAGTCCCACCGACGCTTCGGGCCAGGGCTACCTCGACTACTTGGAAGTAAATGCTCCGCGTCGGCTGCGGCTGTCGGGCAACCTACTAGAGTTTAACTCGCTGCCTGGCGCCCCAATCAGCGAGTTTCAGCTAGGTGCCGGCAGCGGGACGACCGTCTGGGACGTAAGTAACCCCCGCCAGCCGGTCTCGCTGGCCCTGAACGGCAGTGGCAATTTCGTGGCCCGCACCGATAGTGTCGGAGAGTTTGTGGCCTTTACCGGCAGCGACTTCCCAGCCCCACCCCGCTTGTTCAAGAACCGCATAGCCAATCAGAACCTGCACGCCCGCCTCAACCTGAACGGCAAGCTGGATCTGGTTATCGTCACCTATCCGCCCTTCAAGCCCGAAGCTGACCGCCTGGCTGCCTACCGCCGCTCCCACGATAAGCTGAACGTGGAGGTAGTAACCACCACCGAAGTATACAACGAGTTCAGCTCCGGGGGGCAAGATGTGACGGCCATTCGGGATATGATGAAAATGGTGTACGACCGCAGCACTTCCGGTAAGCAGCTCTACCTGCTGCTTTTTGGCGACGCCTCGTACGATTACAAATCGGACCCCACCAACAACATGGATTTGGTGCCCGACTGGTGGCAACAACGCTCACCGCTCGATGCAGACAAAAACGCGCAGAATTACGTCCCAACCTACGAGTCCCGGGAGTCTTTTGCACTGGTAACTTCGCGGGCTAACAGCAAGGGGGTTACCTTTTGCTCCGATGATTACTTTGGCCTGCTCGACGATAACGAGGGCGAATGGGACGAAGGCTACAGTAACGACCTGCTCGATATTGGCATTGGCCGCTTGCCCATTCGCACCCCCCGTGGCCAGTCCCGCTCCCTGACCCAGGCCACGCTGGTAGTGAACAAGCTGATTCGCTACGATGAGCCCGTTAGCTTTGGTAAGTGGCGCAACCGCATCACGTTCGTAGCCGACGATGGTAACGGCTCCATATTCATCAGGGACGCCTGCGAACCCCAGGCGCTCAGCGTAATAGCAGACCATCCGGAGTTTAACATCCACAAGGTTTACCTGGATTTGTATCCCCAAACCATTGCCTCCGGCGGCCAACGCTCCCCGGAATGCAACCGGGCCATTGACGAGTCTATTGAGCAAGGCTCGCTCATTGTCCACTACAGCGGCCATGGCGGCCCTAAAGGCTGGGCCGATGAGCAAATTCTGACGAAGCAGTCGGTGCTGGCACTACAAAACCGCAACCGCCTTACCTTCATGGTCACGGGCACCTGCGACTTTAGCACCTACGACAATCCGGAGGAAGATTCTGCGGGCGAACTGGCTCTCACGGATGTGGAAGGCGGCGCCATTGGCCTGCTCACTACTACCCGCCTGGCCTTGGCCCATGAAACGGTCAGTGTATCCAGCCAGCTGTATAATACTATTTTCAAGCCCACCAACGGCCAGATGTCACGGTTAGGGGACGTAACTCAGTTCTCCAAGAACAATGGCTCCCGTAGTACCTCCGCCCGCAACTATGTGCTACTCGGCGACCCGACCACACGCCTGGCGGCTGCCGAGCAGGAAGCTGTACTGGACTCGATTAATGGAAGTAGCATTACGGCCGTCTCGCTCGATACGCTGAAGGCACTTTCAAAGGTTAAACTTTCGGGTTTGATTAAGAATGGTCAGACAATCAATTCCCAGTTTTCGGGTCAGGCGCACGTTACGGTGTACGAAAAGCCAACGACGGTAAACACGTTGAAAAACGAGTTTGATGATGTTGTCCTGACGGTTCCCATCCAAGAAAACATCATTTACGATGGTCAGGCTACGGTTAAAAATGGCCGCTTCAAATTCAACTTCGTCGTTCCTAAGGACATCAACTACAGCGTCGGCCTAGGCAAGATCCAACTCTACGCTAAAGATTCGGTACGCATAGTCGACGCCAATGGCCACCGTCCAACCTACGTGGGCGGAGCCGCTACCCTGACGCAGCAAGACTCCATTCCGCCACTGATCAAGCTGTTCATGGATCGGGAGTCCTTCGTCTTCGGTGGGGTTACGGGCACTACTACCACGCTTATTTCTCACCTGTCCGACGCCAGCGGCATCAACACGGCCGGTGCGGGTATCGGGCACGAAATCACGGCTACCCTCGACAACGACCCCACCAAGCTCACGGTCCTCAACGACTTTTATACTGCCGATGTGGACAGCTATCAATCGGGAAAAGTAAAGTATCTGTTTAAAGACCTTGCCACTGGCCCGCACGTACTGCGACTCAAGGCCTGGGATACGTTTAATAACTCGGCTCAGCAGGAAATTGAGTTTATTGCAGCTTCTACCGAGAAGCTCGCTCTGGAGCACGTCCTGAACTATCCAAACCCTTTCTCTACCAAAACCACCTTTCAGTTCGACCACAACCGCACCACGGATGATCTGGACGTACAGGTACAAATCTTCACCATTTCCGGCCGCTTGGTACGCACGTTGCGCACAACTATCCTGGCGAGCGGTCCTCATGTAGGCCGCGACTTGGATGCTCTCACCTGGAATGGCCGCGATGAGTATGAGGACCAGCTGGCCCGCGGCGTGTACGTCTACCGCGTAAGTGTCCGCTCCCACCGCGACAATGCCACGGCTTCTAAGTTCGAGAAACTGGTTATTTTGAATTAA